From a region of the Desulfuromonas sp. KJ2020 genome:
- the murG gene encoding undecaprenyldiphospho-muramoylpentapeptide beta-N-acetylglucosaminyltransferase, whose amino-acid sequence MRLLLAGGGTGGHLFPAVAIAERLKEMDSEAVIHFVGTQKGLEAKVLPTLGWPLSTIDIGGFVGKNLGTKLALAPQLIKSIRQSMRLLEEFRPDVVIGVGGYASGPVGVAARLKGIPFILHEQNAWPGLTNRLLSRWADRICISFPEAAQAFPEGKTVLTGNPPRQGMEQCPAPPQGKPTLLVFGGSRGARAINEAMVAALRHMEDLRDRLLIIHQSGAEDLDKVRAEYTEAGWGSAEVLPFIDDMAAAYSKAHLVVCRAGATTLTELTACGRPAILIPYPHAAGDHQSANARALVVKGAALMVPQSELRGESLATLIRNMIYDHHQLVTMASAAKALGIQGAADSILKQCREVIG is encoded by the coding sequence ATGAGACTTCTGCTGGCTGGAGGAGGCACCGGCGGCCATCTCTTCCCCGCCGTAGCAATTGCCGAACGCCTGAAAGAGATGGACTCCGAGGCGGTGATTCATTTCGTTGGCACCCAAAAGGGACTGGAGGCCAAAGTCCTGCCGACCTTGGGCTGGCCCCTGTCCACTATCGACATCGGCGGTTTTGTCGGCAAGAACCTGGGAACCAAGCTGGCTCTGGCACCCCAGTTGATAAAAAGCATCCGGCAGTCTATGCGTCTGCTGGAGGAATTCAGACCAGATGTCGTCATTGGCGTCGGTGGCTATGCCTCTGGCCCCGTCGGGGTGGCGGCTCGTCTCAAAGGCATCCCGTTCATCCTGCATGAACAGAACGCCTGGCCAGGACTGACCAACCGGCTGCTGTCCCGCTGGGCGGACAGGATTTGCATCTCCTTTCCGGAAGCGGCGCAGGCTTTCCCGGAAGGCAAGACGGTGTTGACGGGGAATCCACCCCGACAGGGGATGGAGCAGTGTCCGGCCCCGCCCCAGGGAAAACCGACCCTGCTGGTCTTTGGCGGCAGCCGGGGAGCCCGTGCCATCAATGAGGCTATGGTAGCGGCTTTGCGGCACATGGAGGACCTGCGCGACCGCCTGCTCATTATCCATCAGAGCGGCGCCGAAGATCTGGACAAGGTCCGGGCCGAGTATACCGAGGCCGGGTGGGGCTCGGCAGAGGTGTTGCCCTTTATCGATGATATGGCCGCGGCCTACAGTAAAGCGCACCTGGTGGTCTGCCGGGCGGGGGCGACGACCCTGACGGAACTGACCGCCTGCGGTAGGCCGGCTATTCTCATCCCCTATCCCCATGCGGCGGGGGATCACCAGAGCGCCAATGCCCGCGCCCTGGTCGTCAAAGGCGCCGCCCTGATGGTGCCCCAGTCGGAGTTGCGCGGTGAAAGTCTGGCGACCCTGATCCGCAACATGATTTACGATCACCACCAGCTGGTCACCATGGCCAGCGCGGCCAAAGCCCTGGGGATTCAGGGCGCTGCCGACAGCATCCTGAAGCAGTGCCGGGAAGTGAT
- the ftsW gene encoding putative lipid II flippase FtsW translates to METRGGFDNTILLLAVVLTCLGVVMVYSSSSIMADKRYADGFYFLKRQGVYAMLGFALMAAVMHVDYQVLRRLAVPFLFGCVLLLGAVFLPGLGSNAGGASRWIRLAGISIQPSELAKLGLILYMAHSLAKKKDKIKSLTWGFLPYMLVLALLLFFLLLQPDLGGAITLGCVAMVMLFVAGTRLVYFLSAIILTTPFLYFLVMNVDYRRRRIFAFLNPWDDPTNTGFQIIQSWIAFGTGGLFGNGLGEGKQKLFYLPEAHTDFIFSVIGEELGFAGVFIVTAMFLLLVLRGIRAAQAAPDDFGRYLAFGISLLIGLEAFVNFAVVMGMLPTKGLALPFLSYGGTSLVTTLLAIGVLLSVSRQAKGEGL, encoded by the coding sequence ATGGAGACACGGGGAGGATTCGACAATACCATTTTGTTGCTGGCGGTCGTGCTGACCTGCCTCGGCGTGGTCATGGTCTATTCCTCGTCCTCGATCATGGCGGACAAGCGTTATGCGGATGGCTTCTATTTTCTCAAGCGCCAGGGCGTCTATGCCATGCTGGGGTTCGCTCTTATGGCCGCGGTGATGCATGTCGATTATCAGGTCCTGAGGCGACTGGCTGTGCCTTTCCTGTTTGGTTGCGTCCTGTTGCTGGGGGCGGTCTTTCTGCCGGGACTGGGTTCGAACGCCGGCGGCGCCTCCCGCTGGATTCGGCTGGCGGGCATCTCCATTCAGCCATCGGAACTGGCCAAGCTGGGGCTCATCCTCTACATGGCCCATTCCTTGGCCAAGAAAAAGGACAAGATCAAAAGCCTGACCTGGGGATTCCTCCCCTATATGCTGGTGCTGGCGCTGCTCCTTTTTTTCCTCCTGCTGCAGCCGGACCTGGGCGGTGCCATTACGCTGGGCTGTGTGGCCATGGTCATGCTCTTTGTGGCGGGGACGCGCCTCGTCTATTTTCTATCGGCGATAATTCTGACGACGCCGTTTCTGTATTTTCTGGTGATGAACGTTGACTACCGCCGCCGCCGCATTTTTGCTTTTCTCAATCCCTGGGATGATCCGACCAATACCGGGTTCCAGATCATTCAGAGTTGGATTGCCTTCGGCACCGGCGGTCTGTTCGGCAATGGCTTGGGGGAAGGAAAGCAGAAGCTGTTTTATCTGCCTGAGGCCCATACGGATTTCATCTTCTCTGTCATCGGCGAAGAATTGGGGTTCGCCGGCGTTTTCATCGTCACCGCTATGTTCCTCCTTTTGGTATTGAGAGGCATCCGGGCAGCCCAGGCGGCTCCGGACGACTTTGGAAGATACCTCGCTTTCGGCATATCGCTCCTCATCGGATTGGAAGCGTTCGTCAACTTCGCCGTCGTCATGGGCATGCTGCCGACCAAGGGATTAGCTCTTCCCTTCCTGTCCTATGGGGGTACCAGCCTGGTGACAACGCTGCTGGCTATCGGGGTGTTGCTCAGCGTCTCCCGCCAGGCGAAAGGAGAGGGCCTATGA
- the murD gene encoding UDP-N-acetylmuramoyl-L-alanine--D-glutamate ligase: protein MKRDFTGKQIVVVGAGRTGVALCAYFSRRGARVTLSDQRSAERIEGVARLPKNTATDFGGHTEALFQAADLIAVSPGVPLTVPAIAKAAAAGVPVVGEIEVAYEELEAPLIAITGTNGKSTTTTVMGEVLQAWGKETFVGGNLGTPLIEAVDAGPWQYLVAELSSFQLEAIQHFHPRYALLLNISEDHLDRYADMDAYVQAKARIFANQTAGDVAVLNAEDNAVCALGKNLTARQVYFSSARILEEGMGCDGTHIVWTWQGQTHRFPLAELRLKGLHNVENVMAALIPPLLEGCPVTTAWRAACQFGGLAHRMVPVRTLNGVTWYDDSKGTNVGSVVKSLSGLTAPVTLIAGGKDKGGDYLPLVEVVKDRVSHLILIGQAAERIAESLGNLTHTVRAASLEEAVRLAHELTPVGGTVLLSPGCSSFDMFSSYIERGERFAALVMGLPETKRD from the coding sequence ATGAAGCGGGATTTTACGGGAAAGCAGATAGTCGTGGTAGGCGCGGGACGCACGGGGGTGGCTCTGTGCGCCTATTTTAGTCGCCGTGGCGCCCGTGTCACCCTGTCGGATCAGCGCTCTGCCGAACGGATCGAAGGCGTGGCGCGTCTGCCGAAAAACACTGCCACCGATTTTGGCGGCCACACGGAAGCGCTTTTTCAGGCTGCCGATCTGATTGCCGTCAGCCCGGGTGTTCCCCTGACTGTCCCAGCCATCGCCAAGGCAGCGGCCGCCGGCGTGCCCGTGGTTGGTGAAATTGAAGTCGCCTATGAGGAGCTCGAGGCGCCTCTGATCGCCATCACCGGCACCAACGGCAAGTCGACTACGACAACGGTCATGGGCGAAGTGCTTCAGGCCTGGGGAAAAGAGACCTTTGTGGGGGGGAACCTGGGAACGCCGCTGATCGAGGCGGTCGATGCGGGACCCTGGCAGTACCTGGTGGCCGAGCTGTCTTCCTTTCAGCTCGAAGCGATCCAGCACTTCCACCCCCGCTACGCTCTGCTTCTGAATATCAGTGAAGATCACCTTGACCGCTATGCGGACATGGATGCTTACGTGCAGGCCAAGGCGCGGATCTTTGCCAATCAGACCGCAGGCGACGTCGCCGTACTCAACGCCGAAGACAACGCAGTGTGCGCCCTTGGCAAAAACCTCACCGCCCGGCAAGTCTATTTTTCCTCGGCTCGGATCCTGGAGGAGGGGATGGGATGTGACGGAACGCATATCGTCTGGACCTGGCAAGGGCAAACCCATCGATTCCCTCTGGCCGAATTGCGGCTCAAGGGACTGCACAACGTCGAAAATGTCATGGCGGCCCTGATTCCGCCTCTGCTCGAGGGCTGTCCGGTTACGACGGCCTGGCGCGCGGCCTGCCAATTTGGTGGTCTCGCCCACCGTATGGTGCCCGTTCGCACCCTGAACGGGGTGACCTGGTACGACGATTCCAAGGGGACCAATGTCGGTAGCGTCGTCAAGAGCCTTTCCGGCCTGACGGCACCGGTCACCCTGATCGCCGGCGGCAAGGACAAAGGGGGGGATTACCTGCCCCTGGTGGAGGTGGTCAAAGACAGGGTGAGCCATCTTATCCTCATCGGGCAGGCGGCGGAGCGTATCGCCGAGTCTCTGGGAAACCTGACGCACACCGTACGGGCTGCCAGTCTGGAAGAAGCGGTGCGCCTCGCCCATGAACTGACACCTGTGGGGGGGACGGTGCTGCTTTCCCCTGGTTGTTCGAGTTTCGACATGTTCTCCAGCTATATCGAGCGAGGAGAGCGTTTTGCTGCCCTGGTCATGGGCCTGCCGGAAACGAAGAGAGACTGA
- the mraY gene encoding phospho-N-acetylmuramoyl-pentapeptide-transferase, producing MLYHLLYPLHTEFSALYVFRFITFRAIYATITALVIAFIIGPWVIEKLSMLQIGQTIRKVGPESHFKKEGTPTMGGTLILLAIVGPTLLWADLTNLYVWVTLLVTVGFGVVGFIDDYRKVKLKSSDGLSARQKMLWLMLISLAAASTLYVYPPFQTTLAFPFFKGVVPDLGIFYIPFAMIVIVGASNAVNLTDGLDGLAIGPMIIASGTYLLFAYLAGNARLAEYLQISSVQGAGELAVLCGAMVGAGLGFLWFNTYPAQVFMGDVGSLSLGGALGTIAVITKQEIVLVIVGGIFVVEALSVIFQVTSFRLYGKRIFRMAPIHHHFELKGWPEPKIIVRFWIISIILALVALSTLKLR from the coding sequence ATGCTCTATCATCTGCTCTATCCATTACACACGGAGTTTTCGGCTCTCTATGTGTTCCGTTTTATCACCTTTAGAGCCATCTACGCGACGATTACGGCCCTGGTGATCGCCTTCATCATTGGCCCCTGGGTGATCGAGAAGCTCTCCATGCTGCAGATCGGCCAGACCATTCGCAAGGTAGGACCGGAATCCCACTTCAAGAAAGAGGGGACGCCCACCATGGGGGGGACGCTAATCCTGCTGGCCATCGTCGGGCCGACGCTGTTGTGGGCTGATTTGACCAATCTGTATGTCTGGGTGACCCTGCTGGTCACGGTCGGGTTTGGCGTGGTTGGTTTTATCGACGACTACCGCAAAGTGAAACTCAAGAGCAGCGACGGCCTGTCGGCCCGACAGAAAATGCTGTGGCTCATGCTGATATCGCTGGCGGCGGCGTCCACCCTGTATGTCTACCCGCCGTTTCAGACCACCCTGGCTTTCCCCTTCTTTAAAGGGGTTGTGCCCGATCTGGGAATCTTCTACATTCCCTTCGCCATGATCGTTATCGTCGGCGCCAGCAACGCCGTGAACCTGACGGACGGACTGGACGGACTGGCCATCGGGCCGATGATCATCGCTTCCGGCACCTATCTGCTCTTTGCCTATCTGGCCGGCAACGCCAGGCTGGCCGAATACCTGCAGATCAGCAGCGTCCAGGGGGCGGGTGAATTGGCGGTGTTATGTGGGGCTATGGTGGGGGCAGGGCTGGGGTTTCTCTGGTTCAACACCTATCCTGCCCAGGTTTTTATGGGCGATGTGGGCAGCCTTTCTTTGGGGGGTGCCCTGGGGACGATCGCGGTTATTACCAAGCAGGAGATCGTTCTGGTTATTGTGGGCGGCATATTTGTGGTCGAGGCGTTGTCCGTTATTTTTCAGGTGACCTCGTTTCGCCTTTACGGCAAACGAATTTTCCGCATGGCGCCCATCCATCATCACTTTGAACTCAAGGGTTGGCCGGAACCGAAAATCATCGTGAGGTTCTGGATCATCAGCATTATTCTGGCTCTGGTGGCGCTCTCCACCCTGAAGCTGAGGTAG
- the murF gene encoding UDP-N-acetylmuramoyl-tripeptide--D-alanyl-D-alanine ligase yields the protein MELPVQKIARLVSGILTPPHSQEMVTGVSTDSRTLRPGELFVPLVGPHYNGHDYLGQAVQNGAAACLSEEVVAGLPVPIIRVEDTLKSLGDLAAAVRAHYRGPLVAITGTAGKTTTKEMLAAILSQTGPGLKTEGNFNNLIGLPLTLFRLEAAHRWVVLEMGMSARGEIARLAQIASPTIGLITNVGPAHLETLHGLEGVARAKGELFEAMQPQTTAVINADDDRVLALPVANGVHRILFGLNPQADVRAEAVVVKGDTVVFDLVLPKGRWPVTLSVPGRHNVANALAAAAAAVAMKVDGEVIARGLSLFRTIRGRMELFRLANGAQLIEDSYNANPSSMRAALDALNDLSGTGRRLAVLGDMLELGEESDALHRELGQQAASQVDALLLLGDKAGKVAEGAKEGGLDAAHLHVVDTAEAACRWLQSWLQPDDRILIKGSRGMRMEKISAALLAPGFFPIETER from the coding sequence ATGGAACTGCCTGTTCAGAAAATAGCCCGCCTGGTATCGGGAATTCTGACTCCTCCCCACTCTCAGGAGATGGTGACGGGTGTTTCCACGGATAGCCGTACTCTTCGGCCGGGGGAACTCTTCGTGCCCTTGGTCGGCCCGCATTACAACGGCCACGACTATCTGGGCCAGGCGGTCCAGAATGGGGCGGCGGCCTGTCTGAGTGAAGAGGTCGTAGCGGGCCTGCCCGTACCCATTATTCGGGTGGAGGACACCCTTAAATCTCTCGGCGATCTGGCCGCGGCGGTTCGCGCCCACTATAGAGGCCCCCTGGTGGCGATAACCGGCACCGCCGGCAAGACGACCACCAAAGAAATGTTGGCCGCCATCCTGTCCCAGACGGGGCCTGGCCTGAAGACGGAAGGAAACTTCAATAATCTCATTGGTCTGCCCTTGACGTTGTTCCGTCTGGAGGCCGCCCATCGTTGGGTCGTCCTGGAAATGGGGATGAGTGCCAGGGGGGAAATTGCCCGTTTGGCTCAGATTGCGTCGCCTACCATCGGACTGATCACCAATGTCGGGCCGGCGCATCTGGAAACCCTGCATGGACTCGAAGGGGTGGCCAGAGCCAAAGGCGAATTGTTTGAGGCGATGCAGCCTCAGACCACGGCAGTTATCAATGCCGATGACGACCGAGTCCTGGCATTGCCCGTGGCCAACGGCGTCCATCGGATCCTGTTCGGCCTCAATCCGCAGGCCGATGTGCGCGCCGAGGCAGTTGTGGTCAAGGGAGATACGGTCGTTTTCGACCTGGTCTTGCCGAAGGGACGCTGGCCGGTCACCCTGTCCGTACCGGGGAGGCACAATGTCGCCAATGCGCTGGCTGCGGCCGCGGCGGCGGTAGCGATGAAGGTGGATGGCGAGGTCATTGCACGAGGGCTGTCCCTTTTTCGCACTATACGCGGGCGCATGGAATTGTTTCGGTTGGCCAATGGCGCCCAGTTGATTGAGGATAGCTACAACGCCAATCCCTCCTCCATGCGGGCCGCGCTCGACGCCCTGAACGATTTGTCGGGGACGGGCCGCCGCCTGGCTGTTCTTGGCGACATGCTTGAATTGGGGGAAGAGTCCGATGCCTTGCACAGAGAACTGGGGCAGCAGGCAGCCAGCCAGGTAGACGCCCTTTTGTTGCTGGGAGACAAGGCCGGGAAAGTTGCGGAAGGCGCCAAAGAAGGCGGGCTCGATGCAGCGCACTTGCACGTGGTCGACACGGCCGAGGCAGCGTGTCGCTGGCTGCAGTCATGGCTGCAGCCCGATGACAGGATCCTGATAAAGGGGTCGCGAGGCATGCGGATGGAAAAGATCTCGGCCGCCCTGCTGGCCCCTGGATTTTTTCCTATTGAAACGGAAAGGTAA
- a CDS encoding UDP-N-acetylmuramoyl-L-alanyl-D-glutamate--2,6-diaminopimelate ligase, translated as MQLCEMIEKIPACQVAGPQTQIITGLFYDSRQVIKGGAFFALPGAKSDGHLFVEDAIGRGAIAVFAEKPLVLPEGVTLVRVENARQAMALAAHAFYGNPTADIPVVGVTGTNGKTTVTYLLEAILRTAGKKPAVFGTVNYRYGKAELPSSHTTPESVDFLRTLADFRAQGADALVLEVSSHALEQYRVEGIHFDVGIFTNLTPEHLDYHGTMEGYFASKAAFFRRLLPSSGGRAVVNIDDPYGQRLAAELPEALTCGCAKQAMVQVKEAQLSVDGIAARISTAQDEIDLKSSLVGQFNLQNILCAFTAGLALNLEAPLVARGIAEAAMVPGRLERIENNRGALILVDYAHTGDALEKVLSTLKDLQPRRLVTVFGCGGDRDRSKRPVMGEVAARYADLVVLTSDNPRTEDPFAILAEVRPGIEHHYPQEISLDEGQNGCRGFVVLADRRKAIRYAVSTLGEGDILLVAGKGHEDYQIIGTEKHHFDDREELRQALASEE; from the coding sequence GGGGGCCTTCTTCGCCCTGCCGGGAGCCAAATCGGACGGTCATCTCTTTGTCGAGGACGCCATTGGGCGTGGGGCTATCGCTGTTTTTGCCGAGAAGCCACTGGTTCTCCCCGAAGGGGTGACTCTTGTCCGGGTGGAAAATGCCCGACAGGCCATGGCTCTGGCCGCTCATGCGTTCTATGGCAATCCGACTGCCGATATTCCTGTGGTCGGCGTGACCGGCACCAACGGCAAGACCACGGTGACGTATCTGCTCGAAGCTATTCTGCGGACAGCCGGAAAAAAACCGGCCGTCTTCGGAACCGTCAACTACCGCTATGGGAAGGCCGAGCTGCCCTCCAGTCATACGACCCCTGAGTCCGTGGATTTCCTGCGGACATTGGCCGATTTCCGCGCTCAGGGTGCCGATGCGCTGGTCCTGGAGGTTTCGAGCCATGCCTTGGAGCAGTATCGTGTCGAGGGCATTCACTTTGACGTCGGCATCTTCACCAACCTGACTCCCGAACACCTCGATTATCACGGCACCATGGAAGGGTATTTTGCCAGCAAGGCCGCGTTTTTTCGCCGGCTGCTGCCTTCCTCTGGCGGCAGGGCGGTGGTCAACATCGATGACCCCTACGGCCAACGTCTGGCAGCCGAACTTCCGGAGGCTCTGACCTGTGGCTGCGCTAAGCAGGCGATGGTACAGGTCAAAGAGGCCCAGCTGAGCGTCGACGGCATCGCGGCCAGAATCAGCACCGCTCAAGATGAAATCGACCTGAAATCATCTCTGGTCGGCCAGTTCAATCTGCAGAACATTCTCTGTGCGTTTACCGCCGGCCTGGCTCTTAACCTGGAAGCGCCACTCGTGGCGAGGGGAATTGCTGAGGCGGCTATGGTGCCGGGACGCCTGGAGCGCATCGAAAATAACCGAGGGGCCTTAATCCTGGTGGATTATGCCCACACCGGCGACGCCCTGGAAAAGGTCCTCTCCACCCTTAAAGACCTGCAGCCGCGGCGGCTTGTCACCGTGTTCGGTTGCGGCGGCGATCGGGATCGCAGCAAGCGTCCGGTCATGGGGGAAGTAGCTGCGCGTTATGCGGATCTGGTGGTGCTGACCTCCGACAATCCCCGCACGGAAGATCCCTTCGCCATACTGGCGGAAGTGCGGCCGGGAATCGAGCACCACTACCCGCAGGAAATCAGCCTCGACGAGGGCCAAAATGGCTGCCGGGGCTTTGTCGTGCTGGCTGACCGCAGGAAGGCCATTCGTTATGCCGTTTCGACCCTCGGGGAGGGAGACATTCTCCTGGTTGCCGGTAAAGGGCACGAAGACTACCAGATTATCGGCACCGAAAAACACCACTTTGACGATCGCGAGGAATTGCGGCAAGCATTGGCCTCGGAGGAGTGA